A part of Schistosoma mansoni strain Puerto Rico chromosome W, complete genome genomic DNA contains:
- a CDS encoding putative schwannomin interacting protein produces the protein MNDLHSRIESLNNSLMLSLVERDELHLEQGGKLIALEDIKSWIKELNIRSSIPQVRRQLFLNLSSNLSNNTYSNDVFLKPQTKHNTLSKKPQWMTSLFGRASQRHTLSL, from the exons ATGAATGATTTGCATTCTAGAATTGAAA GTTTGAACAATTCTCTAATGTTATCATTAGTTGAAAGAGATGAGTTACACTTAGAACAAGGCGGTAAATTAATTGCTTTAGAAGATATCAAGTC CTGGATTAAAGAACTCAATATTCGTTCATCAATCCCTCAAGTTAGGCGACAATTATTTCTTAATCTTTCAAGTAATTTATCAAATAACACATACAGTAATGATGTTTTTCTTAAACCTCAAACCAAACATAACACTTTATCAAAAAAACCACAATGGATGACATCCTTATTTGGTCGAGCATCACAGCGACATACTCTTTCATTATAA